Part of the Musa acuminata AAA Group cultivar baxijiao chromosome BXJ3-10, Cavendish_Baxijiao_AAA, whole genome shotgun sequence genome, AATGCTTTGCCCATTTCAGTGCTCTATTGCAATTTAGTTTGCTTAATTTCTGGGTTGTTGTTGTATTTGTATGTTGCAGTGTTGTGAATGGGGCACTTGAATATCTTGCAAGGGATCTTGGAATTGCTAAAGATACTGTCTTACAAGGTATATTCATTTCTCATCCTTTCTGGTTACCAGATCAAACTGCATCTTCTAGTTCGGCCGAGAGAAATCGTTATCTATGTGTGTAAAATCTTATGAATGCTACTTTGAGTATCGAAAAGGTGTTGACCAGGACATGGCCAATTGTCAAGTTACTGGGTTATTATGTTTCATTTTGTTCCATGTTCCCTATATCGCTCTTTCTAATCTTGAATCACCTGCAGGATGGGTCGTTAGCACAACCCTTGCCGGTGCAACTATAGGTTCTTTTACCGGAGGAACATTGGCAGATAAATTAGGTCGAATCCGAACTTTCCAGCTTGATGCCATTCCGCTTGTAATTGGTGCATTTCTCAGGTTTCGTTACCGGCACAATTGCATTATGTAACTGTAGTTAGTGATGATATACAGTGCGTAACTTGATGGAAATTTTGGTTGCAGTGCAACAGCCCAAGATGTACCAACAATGATAATTGGTCGATTACTTGCTGGATTTGGAATTGGAATCTCTTCTGCCATTGTGCCACTGTACATATCAGAGGTTCCTGATTTTTGTATCCAATGTGCTGATCGTAGCTCATGAGCTGATATGTACACTTACGTAGCTGAAATATCTTTCGCTGTCAGATATCACCAACTGAAATTCGTGGAGCGCTTGGATCTGTCAACCAACTTTTCATTTGCATTGGTATTCTTGTGGCCTTGGTGGCTGGATTGCCTTTGGCAGGAAATCCGAAATGGTGCATGTTCCTCAACTGTCAGATATCTTTTTGCGTGTCCCTTGCTTGATTAACTAGAACTTAAACTATGGCGAACATTGTCAAAGTACTTCCATTATTAGCTTATCTCTTCAAGATTGTTCATTGTGTTAGGAGGTCGTTTACTAGAACTGCTAAAAAGAAAAGGCCTTACGTGATGTTATTAAGATTTGAATTCTCTGTTAAATTGCTTTTTGTAATCGACTTCATTGTGTCTTTCTTATGTTAGTGGTAACTTACATTCCTGATCTAAATTTGATTGGACAAAGGAGCTTGGATGAAATGTAATCATATCAGTTAACATAGATCCTGTAGGTCAACGTGCCGGGGTTATTTGGTAACTAAATTGTCTTACCTTATGTTTGCTATTCGATAGATTTCTGATTTTACAATCTTGATAGTTTGGAAAATACCCTGTTGGTGTTGCTGTCGGGTGTCTTCATCATAAACTTGAATCAGCTCTATTTATGTTGCTATTTTTCATGGTGTTGTCATGCAGTTGTGACATTCATATTAATCATGCTAATTCTTTGTAAAAAATAAGAATATAGGCTTTAAATACTTTACCCTTAATTGTATATTTAGTTATCTTATATTGTCCTACAATTAGGTGGAGGACCATGTTTACCGTTGCAATTTTTCCTGCTGTGCTAATGGCACTCGGAATGGCTGTTTGTCCAGAAAGCCCTCGCTGGCTGTTTCAGGTTCTTGGCTGACACACTCCTTTAAGTTGTGGCCTTCTTGTTAATCTCTTTTTCACAAGCCAAACCTCCATGTCATCTTCTGCACTGCAGCAAGGGAAACTTTCTCAGGCTGAAACAGCTATGAAGAAACTCTATGGAAAAGAAAAGGTTGCTGAGGTCATGCATGGCCTAAGAGCAGGTGGTGAAGGTTCAACTGAATCAGATGCTGGTTGGTTTGATCTATTCAGTAAACGCTATTGGAAAGGTGCTCTAAATTGTACTCCCATCACCGGTCTATAATCTTTTGATCTCTTTAATATTTGCACTTTTCTTACCTTTTAATTTTGCATATTTGAGCTTCTATAATGAATATGTTTTTAattctctttaccaaactcacctTATAGAACTGATGATTGTAATAAAATCATAACCGGGATTGACACTTGATTGTTACAGTTCATGATGGATTTAGTCTTTAGACGAATTCAGGCTCTTAGTCTTAACTGATTTCTAACAGAGACGCTACATGTTCATGCTGTTGTTTGTTTCTGTGCCATAGCTGTATTCATCAAAGTACAGTCAATATTAATGTGAAATTAAATTGTTCTCTGAGACAAAATTTCTGAAATTTCCAACTGCAGTTGTGAGTGTTGGTGCAGCATTATTCTTGTTTCAACAATTGGCTGGAATAAATGCTGTCGTGTACTATTCTACAGCTGTATTTCGCAGTGCAGGAATCTCCTCTGATGTTGCGGCTAGTGCTCTTGTTGGTGCATCAAATGTTTTCGGTATGTTTTTCCATATGCCCAATTAAGGATTCCTGACATAAGTTATTCCACATACCACAAACCTTGACATATATAATGATGTTGTTATAGGCACTATCATTGCTTCTTCTTTGATGGACAAACGGGGGAGGAAAAGCCTTCTGATCACGAGTTTTATTGGCATGGTAACACATTTTTCTCATGCTGAAGAATTTAATAAGTTGAACTATCTTGAATGTACATAGAACCATTCTTGGTATCAGCTTATCGCTACAACTGAATTCACACATTGCAGTTCGATATTGTTGCAAAAGAACTTATATTTTGAGCAATTTTTGAATTTTAAATAAAACATCTTTGCGCACGGTATACAATTAGTGCTGACCAGTAGCCTTCTAAATTATCTGAGGAATCAAAACATCATGTTCGGAGTATTCAGCAATTATGGTCCCAAAAGCTAAGCAAATGAACACTAAACAGGGACATCAAGAGGCAACTACATGGACTATGGTTTGTCACTCTATATGGATGCAGACTTGAACTTAACTGTGTCAAAGCAAAAGGTTAATTCAAGTGTAGTAGTTGCCCCTGCTTTATTGCTAGACAGAAGAGAATATCTAATTCGAGTAAAAAATGGGTCAAATGGAGTCGGGCAACATCACATAGATGGTTGTGTAGTACTTGATATCGTTCTTCTGATGTTGCATAAGCAGGTCTCCGAGGTTTATTTATGATCCCGCCTAGAATGTTTAGAGTTCTTGATGAATGAATATAACACAAAGGCTTGAATGTGCTTGAACATATGCTCATCAACTGCTCATGCGAGGAGTCGAGTCTTTCCCTCATAACAAATTACTCATCAATTTTCTGCGGTATGAATGAAATTGTTGTGGCAAAGTTTGACTTTTAATAAACTGCAAA contains:
- the LOC135651780 gene encoding plastidic glucose transporter 4-like, yielding MPDRGFCCGGSPVDFGVEMARVRTRMEGIFRSREKARYVRAQTSGDLENVPTDKLQTKPSGHVLPYVGVACLGAILFGYHLAVVNGALEYLARDLGIAKDTVLQGWVVSTTLAGATIGSFTGGTLADKLGRIRTFQLDAIPLVIGAFLSATAQDVPTMIIGRLLAGFGIGISSAIVPLYISEISPTEIRGALGSVNQLFICIGILVALVAGLPLAGNPKWWRTMFTVAIFPAVLMALGMAVCPESPRWLFQQGKLSQAETAMKKLYGKEKVAEVMHGLRAGGEGSTESDAGWFDLFSKRYWKVVSVGAALFLFQQLAGINAVVYYSTAVFRSAGISSDVAASALVGASNVFGTIIASSLMDKRGRKSLLITSFIGMAASMLLLSLCFTWKSLAPYSGTFAVLGTVLYVLSFSLGAGPVPALLLPEIFASRIRAKAVALSLGMHWVSNFVIGLCFLSVVNRFGIATVYLGFATVCVLAALYISGNVVETKGRSLEEIERALSAAD